One region of Arcobacter sp. CECT 8983 genomic DNA includes:
- a CDS encoding ATP-binding cassette domain-containing protein, with protein MAFNLVNESIFYDDFKAIDSLTLSIQKGEKVALLGKSGSGKSTLLKRMFELQKEFSSYIPQELGLVNNLSVFHNVYISKLDSNSLFYNIRNFIVPCKKQVNGISNVLKDLMLNDKLFTKSLNLSGGQRQRVAIARAIYGQNSILLADEPVSALDEFLSKKVIEKLNSSFETVICTMHNVDLAIENFDRIIGLKDGFILVDKHSSELTDEDRNRLYHATK; from the coding sequence ATGGCATTTAATCTTGTTAATGAATCAATATTTTATGATGATTTTAAAGCAATTGACTCTTTAACACTAAGTATCCAAAAGGGCGAAAAAGTAGCTCTTTTGGGTAAAAGTGGAAGTGGAAAGTCAACACTTTTAAAAAGAATGTTTGAACTTCAAAAAGAGTTTTCTTCTTATATTCCTCAAGAGTTAGGTTTAGTAAATAATTTATCAGTTTTCCATAATGTATATATTTCAAAACTAGATTCAAACTCCTTATTTTATAATATTAGAAATTTTATTGTTCCATGTAAAAAACAAGTTAATGGGATTTCTAATGTTTTAAAAGATTTAATGCTTAATGATAAGCTATTTACTAAATCTTTGAATCTTTCAGGTGGTCAAAGACAAAGAGTTGCAATAGCAAGAGCAATATATGGACAAAACTCTATTTTACTTGCCGATGAGCCAGTTTCTGCTTTAGATGAGTTTTTATCAAAAAAAGTTATTGAAAAACTAAACTCTTCTTTTGAAACTGTAATTTGTACAATGCATAATGTTGATTTAGCAATTGAAAATTTTGATCGAATCATTGGTTTAAAGGATGGTTTTATTTTAGTAGATAAACACTCTTCAGAATTAACAGACGAAGATAGAAATAGACTTTATCATGCTACAAAGTAA
- the selB gene encoding selenocysteine-specific translation elongation factor, whose product MSNYIIGTCGHIDHGKTALIKALNGYEGDSTKEEKQRGITIDLSFSNLSQGDKNVAFIDVPGHEKLVKNMIAGAFSFDSVMIVVSAVEKIMPQTIEHLEILNLLGVKNAILAITKKDLVDEATLKNNQEEIEEFIEKEYDFNILFSKAVSIYDESSIEELKEKLFTLDASTKIEENFFRYYIDRVFSSAGSGTIVTGTVLGKPLKKDEKVFICDIKKEAKVKKLQVHGEDTEISNISNRTAINLSNVHTKDIEKGFLISKKGFLRGFDKIDISFKCLKNKTIKHNQNYSIFIGTKKVEAKILLFNSTEQVEVSKGFAQISLLEPIFSIYKEKIIIRQSNDTIAGATVLNPIIDPMKKTQKLQLLEALEKEEIEKAYRILLEAHKKGLGLVSSAQRFALSHEKALEFAKSLENVFIDENSLILYPIETKQVIKDIIISTYKKNQYALLSVSSIALRLKWASESFIQTVMTELVEEKFLIQDGKLYKSSNVKEDFKKTLENIILKRLEEEDIAPTAPYNIYDELDIDRKVGDNILKSLCAKKSVIRLQHNIFIHAQSLSKIILEMKNIIKNEGFIDISNFKEKFPISRKYLISYLDYLDNFSEIKKEENRRVFIS is encoded by the coding sequence ATGAGTAACTATATTATTGGAACTTGTGGACATATTGACCATGGTAAAACTGCATTAATAAAAGCATTAAATGGTTATGAAGGTGATTCAACAAAAGAAGAAAAACAAAGAGGAATTACCATTGATTTAAGTTTTTCAAATTTAAGTCAAGGTGATAAAAATGTTGCCTTTATTGATGTTCCAGGACATGAGAAATTAGTGAAAAATATGATTGCAGGAGCTTTTTCTTTTGATAGTGTCATGATTGTTGTAAGTGCAGTAGAAAAAATTATGCCTCAAACAATTGAACACCTTGAAATTTTAAATCTTCTTGGAGTTAAGAATGCTATTTTAGCTATTACTAAAAAAGATTTAGTAGATGAAGCTACATTAAAAAATAATCAAGAAGAAATAGAAGAGTTTATTGAAAAAGAGTATGATTTCAATATACTATTTTCAAAAGCAGTTTCTATTTACGATGAGTCTTCAATTGAAGAACTAAAGGAAAAACTATTTACACTTGATGCAAGTACAAAAATAGAAGAAAACTTCTTTAGATATTATATAGATAGAGTCTTTTCTTCAGCAGGAAGTGGTACTATTGTTACAGGAACCGTTTTAGGAAAACCACTAAAAAAAGATGAAAAAGTTTTTATTTGTGATATAAAAAAAGAAGCAAAAGTAAAAAAGCTTCAAGTTCATGGAGAAGATACTGAAATATCAAATATTTCAAATAGAACTGCTATAAACTTAAGCAATGTACATACAAAAGATATAGAAAAAGGTTTTTTAATATCTAAAAAAGGTTTTTTAAGAGGCTTTGATAAAATTGATATCTCTTTTAAATGTTTAAAAAATAAAACAATTAAACATAATCAAAACTATTCTATCTTTATTGGAACTAAAAAAGTTGAAGCAAAAATTTTATTGTTTAATTCTACAGAACAAGTAGAGGTTTCAAAAGGCTTTGCTCAAATTTCATTATTAGAACCTATTTTTTCAATATATAAAGAGAAGATTATTATCAGACAATCAAACGATACTATTGCAGGAGCAACTGTATTAAATCCAATTATTGATCCCATGAAAAAAACTCAAAAACTACAACTTTTGGAAGCTTTAGAAAAAGAAGAAATTGAAAAAGCGTATAGAATCTTACTTGAAGCACATAAAAAAGGTCTAGGGTTAGTTTCATCTGCACAAAGATTTGCTTTAAGTCATGAAAAGGCTTTAGAGTTTGCAAAGAGTTTAGAAAATGTATTTATTGATGAAAATTCACTTATTTTGTACCCTATAGAGACAAAACAAGTTATAAAAGATATTATCATCTCAACTTATAAAAAGAATCAATATGCCCTACTTTCTGTTTCGTCTATTGCACTAAGACTTAAATGGGCTAGTGAAAGTTTTATACAAACAGTAATGACTGAGTTAGTAGAAGAAAAATTCTTAATACAAGATGGAAAACTATATAAAAGTTCAAATGTAAAAGAAGATTTCAAAAAAACACTTGAAAATATCATCTTAAAAAGATTAGAAGAAGAGGATATTGCTCCTACAGCTCCATATAATATTTATGATGAGCTTGATATTGATAGAAAAGTTGGAGATAATATTTTAAAATCTTTATGCGCTAAAAAAAGTGTAATAAGATTACAACATAATATTTTTATTCATGCACAAAGTTTAAGTAAAATCATTCTTGAAATGAAAAACATAATCAAAAATGAAGGCTTTATTGATATTTCAAATTTTAAAGAAAAGTTTCCTATTAGTAGAAAATATTTAATTAGTTACTTAGATTATTTAGACAATTTTTCAGAAATTAAAAAAGAAGAAAATAGAAGAGTATTTATTTCTTAA
- the selA gene encoding L-seryl-tRNA(Sec) selenium transferase, with amino-acid sequence MTLLKSIPKIDKLASNGTFKDLSSSLVTSIIKKEIEELRQNILAKKIDLIDEKQLISNILKEYETIIKPSLQKVINATGVIVHTNLGRSLIDKNIFDKAKDIATSYNNLEYDLKEGKRGERYSHISKVFCELLGCEDVLIVNNNASAVFLILNTFAKGKEVAVSRGELVEIGGSFRVPDVMSNSGAILKEIGTTNKTHLRDYENAINENTSMLMKVHKSNYSIEGFSQEVSFKDIIEVAQKNEIIDYYDMGSGHLVDLPYGLNESEPSVLDYMKHNPSLLSFSGDKLLGSVQAGIIVGKKKYIEQLKKNQLLRMLRVDKLTLAILEENVKSILLKEYASIPTLKMLFKPLEELEINAKKVKAEISSFCICETIETKTVIGGGTTPNKKIPTIALNIEFKDYKPNKIEKLFRKNNIIGRIENEKFLLDFRTILEDDLNILIEKIGQIINE; translated from the coding sequence ATGACTTTACTAAAATCTATTCCTAAAATTGATAAATTAGCCTCAAATGGTACTTTCAAAGATTTATCAAGCTCTTTAGTTACTTCAATTATAAAAAAAGAAATTGAAGAATTAAGACAAAATATTTTAGCTAAAAAAATTGATTTAATAGATGAAAAACAATTAATATCAAATATTTTAAAAGAGTATGAAACTATTATAAAACCCTCACTTCAAAAAGTTATAAATGCAACTGGAGTAATTGTTCATACAAACTTAGGAAGAAGTCTTATAGATAAAAATATTTTTGATAAAGCAAAAGATATTGCAACTTCATACAACAATTTAGAATATGATTTAAAAGAAGGGAAAAGAGGAGAAAGATATTCACATATAAGTAAAGTTTTTTGTGAACTTCTTGGTTGCGAAGATGTTTTAATTGTAAACAACAACGCTAGTGCCGTTTTTTTAATCCTTAATACTTTTGCAAAAGGAAAAGAAGTAGCAGTAAGTAGAGGCGAACTTGTAGAGATAGGTGGAAGTTTTAGAGTTCCTGATGTTATGAGTAATAGTGGAGCTATTTTAAAAGAGATTGGAACTACAAATAAAACTCACCTAAGAGATTATGAAAACGCAATAAATGAAAATACTTCAATGTTAATGAAAGTACATAAGTCAAACTACTCTATTGAAGGTTTTTCTCAAGAGGTATCTTTTAAAGATATTATTGAAGTTGCACAAAAAAATGAGATCATTGACTATTATGATATGGGAAGTGGACATTTAGTTGATTTACCCTATGGACTAAATGAGTCTGAACCTTCAGTACTAGATTATATGAAACATAACCCAAGTTTACTTAGCTTTTCAGGGGATAAACTATTAGGTTCAGTTCAAGCTGGAATCATAGTTGGAAAGAAAAAATATATTGAACAATTAAAGAAAAATCAACTTTTAAGGATGTTAAGAGTTGATAAATTAACCCTTGCTATTTTAGAAGAAAATGTAAAATCAATTCTTTTAAAAGAGTATGCTTCTATTCCTACACTTAAAATGCTTTTTAAACCTCTTGAAGAGTTAGAAATAAATGCGAAAAAAGTAAAAGCAGAAATATCTTCTTTTTGTATTTGTGAGACTATTGAAACAAAAACTGTAATTGGTGGAGGAACAACACCAAATAAAAAAATACCTACAATAGCTCTTAATATTGAATTTAAAGATTATAAACCAAACAAGATAGAAAAATTATTTAGAAAAAACAATATCATTGGAAGAATTGAAAATGAAAAGTTCTTATTGGATTTTAGAACAATTTTAGAAGATGATTTAAATATTTTAATTGAAAAAATAGGACAGATTATAAATGAGTAA
- the selD gene encoding selenide, water dikinase SelD — MSDEYKLTKFVQAAGUAAKMGPGDLKQTICSLVPNDDKVLVGFENNDDASVYKLNDEEGLVQTLDFITPVVDDPYIYGKIAAANSLSDAFAMGAEVKTALNIVGFDRKNHGTDVLREMLKGGNEKIQECGGLLMGGHTIESPEMYYGLSVSGLVHPDKILRNNTAKIGHVLVLTKPLGMGILTTAIKRDLISDSAKNEAIKIMETLNYLPAKLLRDYDVSACTDITGFGLLGHALEATNSFNSFAIHCGVVPVAPEAQEFAAQGVVPGGTKRNMKYLEDKTTIMCPTDKCYQMYCDAQTSGGLLIAMDPKDAKEYVKRVEDLTYGYATIIGEVIPRGATPIIIY; from the coding sequence ATGAGTGACGAATATAAATTAACCAAATTCGTACAAGCTGCTGGTTGAGCTGCAAAAATGGGTCCGGGTGACCTTAAACAAACAATTTGTAGTTTAGTACCTAATGATGACAAAGTGCTTGTTGGATTTGAAAATAATGATGATGCATCTGTATATAAATTAAATGATGAAGAAGGTCTAGTTCAAACATTAGACTTTATTACACCAGTTGTAGATGACCCATATATTTATGGGAAAATAGCTGCTGCAAACTCTTTATCTGATGCCTTTGCAATGGGAGCAGAAGTTAAAACTGCTTTAAATATTGTAGGTTTTGATAGAAAAAACCATGGTACAGATGTTTTAAGAGAAATGTTAAAAGGTGGAAATGAAAAGATTCAAGAATGTGGTGGGCTACTTATGGGTGGACATACAATTGAATCACCTGAAATGTACTATGGTTTATCAGTTTCTGGATTAGTACATCCTGATAAAATATTAAGAAATAATACTGCAAAAATTGGACATGTATTAGTTCTTACAAAACCTTTAGGGATGGGAATTTTAACAACAGCTATAAAAAGAGATTTAATAAGCGATAGTGCAAAAAATGAAGCTATAAAAATTATGGAGACATTAAACTATTTACCAGCAAAACTTTTAAGAGATTATGATGTTAGTGCTTGTACTGATATTACTGGGTTTGGATTATTAGGGCATGCTTTAGAAGCAACTAATTCTTTTAACTCTTTTGCTATTCATTGTGGAGTTGTTCCTGTAGCTCCTGAAGCCCAAGAGTTTGCTGCACAAGGAGTTGTTCCAGGTGGTACAAAAAGAAATATGAAGTATCTTGAAGATAAAACAACAATTATGTGTCCTACTGATAAATGCTATCAAATGTATTGTGATGCACAAACTTCAGGTGGACTTTTAATTGCAATGGATCCAAAAGATGCTAAAGAGTATGTAAAAAGAGTCGAAGACCTAACATACGGCTATGCAACAATCATAGGTGAAGTTATTCCTAGAGGTGCAACACCAATTATAATTTATTAG
- a CDS encoding sensor histidine kinase has product MIKKIWSYFDDLPFSYKTSILIFIITGGMISIIILSQISIYTLKNDFDILFEKRTKPIIKLEKIKDTYKINIYDTLYDIQKNNISIQQSKEIILLGQQLINKNWHTYLKTSKNANFKKSYVTRKINELFGVSYNSTSQILQDSIISNIDDKILELHKKIQKAVKLLENGQSIETSDLINEIYFEINSINIYITNLSNYDLTLAISERRETLKTFSTLTTVLNISIVFVFLFSIILSTLLINNFRKLHFRLEDAVDEKTKELQELNDYLEVKIQKEVANSRKKDLIMFQQSKLASLGEMLGNIAHQWRQPLGSLMMIIQSFQTKMELGKLSFEFVEQKTEDAILLAESMSNTLEDFQNFFSPNKDKSSFSLKKCLEHSIELSKYILEKDNINLRLIVEKDLKIYGFYNELSHVFLNIISNSKDALKNLVKDRYIKIVVKEHKDYARINIYDNGGGIDETILPQIFEPYYTTKYKSAGTGIGLYMSKQIIERHMNGNIKCKNVFNKIDGYNLEHGALFIIDIPLDTKTEGKD; this is encoded by the coding sequence ATGATTAAAAAAATTTGGTCTTACTTCGACGATTTACCATTTTCTTACAAAACCTCTATTTTAATATTTATTATTACAGGGGGAATGATTTCTATTATCATACTTTCACAAATATCGATTTATACTTTAAAAAATGACTTTGATATCCTTTTTGAGAAAAGAACAAAACCTATTATTAAATTAGAAAAAATCAAAGATACTTATAAAATAAATATTTACGATACTCTTTATGATATACAGAAAAATAATATCTCTATACAACAATCAAAAGAGATAATTCTCTTAGGGCAACAACTTATTAATAAGAACTGGCATACTTATTTAAAAACTTCAAAAAATGCAAACTTTAAAAAATCATATGTAACAAGAAAAATTAATGAACTTTTTGGAGTAAGCTATAATTCTACAAGCCAGATTTTACAAGATAGTATTATTTCAAATATTGATGATAAAATTTTAGAGCTACATAAAAAAATACAAAAAGCAGTAAAACTTTTAGAAAATGGTCAATCAATAGAAACATCAGACTTAATTAATGAAATATATTTTGAAATAAATTCAATTAATATCTATATTACAAATCTTTCTAACTATGATTTAACCTTGGCAATTAGCGAAAGAAGAGAAACATTAAAAACTTTTAGTACTCTAACAACTGTATTAAATATCTCAATTGTATTTGTATTTTTGTTTTCAATTATTTTATCAACTCTTTTAATTAACAACTTTAGAAAACTTCACTTTAGGCTTGAAGATGCCGTTGATGAAAAAACAAAAGAGTTACAAGAACTTAATGATTATCTTGAAGTTAAAATCCAAAAAGAAGTTGCAAACTCTAGAAAAAAAGATTTAATAATGTTCCAACAATCTAAGCTTGCTTCACTTGGTGAAATGCTTGGAAATATAGCCCACCAATGGAGACAGCCTTTAGGTTCTTTGATGATGATTATTCAATCTTTTCAAACAAAAATGGAACTTGGAAAACTATCTTTTGAATTTGTTGAACAAAAAACAGAAGATGCAATCTTACTTGCTGAAAGTATGTCAAATACCCTAGAGGATTTTCAAAACTTCTTTAGTCCAAATAAAGACAAATCTTCTTTTAGTTTAAAAAAATGTTTAGAACACTCAATTGAACTTTCTAAATATATTTTAGAAAAGGACAATATCAACTTAAGGTTGATTGTAGAAAAAGATCTAAAAATATATGGTTTTTATAATGAATTATCTCATGTTTTTTTAAATATAATCTCTAATTCTAAAGATGCTTTAAAAAATTTAGTTAAAGATAGATATATTAAGATTGTTGTTAAAGAACACAAAGATTACGCAAGAATAAATATCTATGACAATGGTGGAGGAATAGATGAAACTATCCTTCCTCAAATTTTTGAGCCATATTATACAACTAAATACAAAAGTGCAGGAACAGGTATTGGACTTTATATGTCTAAGCAAATTATTGAAAGACATATGAATGGAAATATAAAATGTAAGAATGTTTTTAATAAAATAGATGGATACAATTTAGAACATGGTGCACTATTTATTATAGATATACCACTTGATACAAAAACAGAAGGAAAAGATTGA
- a CDS encoding response regulator translates to MSERDLNILNKFNILYLEDDKSLLTHTKDILDDFVANVYAVNTSKEALEILECKKVDLIISDILLEEENGIDFLRSLKEEERTIPTILTTAHTDTKYLLDAIKLKVENYIVKPINIKELLNTLHDVLFPIVQSQEIEKNSNIIKTISAITDSKQVDVVKYIISNLDKKNQLHASYSDIMNEICISKPTLIKLFKDLAAKDILTKVAHKTYTFNEKALDLI, encoded by the coding sequence ATGTCAGAAAGAGACCTTAATATTCTAAATAAGTTTAATATTCTTTATTTAGAGGATGACAAATCACTATTAACACACACAAAAGATATACTTGATGATTTTGTTGCAAATGTTTATGCAGTAAATACTTCAAAAGAAGCTTTAGAAATACTTGAGTGTAAAAAAGTTGACCTTATTATTTCTGATATTCTATTAGAAGAGGAAAATGGAATTGATTTTTTAAGAAGTTTAAAAGAGGAAGAAAGAACTATTCCAACAATTTTAACAACTGCACATACTGATACAAAATATCTTTTAGATGCAATTAAATTAAAAGTAGAGAACTATATTGTAAAACCTATAAATATAAAAGAACTTCTAAATACTTTGCATGATGTACTTTTTCCAATTGTTCAATCACAAGAAATAGAAAAGAATTCAAATATTATTAAAACTATCTCTGCTATAACAGATAGTAAACAAGTAGATGTTGTAAAATATATTATTAGTAATTTAGATAAAAAAAATCAACTTCATGCTTCTTATAGTGATATTATGAATGAAATTTGTATTTCTAAACCAACACTAATTAAACTTTTTAAAGATTTAGCTGCAAAAGATATTCTTACAAAAGTTGCACATAAAACATACACGTTTAATGAAAAAGCATTAGACTTAATATAA
- a CDS encoding ABC transporter permease: MLQSKSLNVSVIFLAVAVISIFFADFSISTLEPFLELKKFSLGIFQINIFEVPKLIPALFTTISIAVVAMLVSSIIGFFLALLFENFFIRITLAFTRAIHELFWALIFLQIFGLNTLTALLAIILPYSAILAKVYAEILQEHDTFPKELKGKSKVSYYFYTKIPDAFAHLLAYTYYRFECALRSTAILGFVGITTLGYYLSSSFMQGYYNEVWLLLIMFYIIIATIRWWLNKYTVIPVVVSSLFYLDDFATVNFDNFIRFITKDIIPYPIKTDKPFSEVIFWFESILKEEIVVGVFNTILLTQISLVLTAVLALATFPLVSKKFTNKFFRTLSHVFLVILRSTPEYILAYLFLQIFGPSMLPAALALMLHNGAIIGFLMGQQTDQIDFRLDVTKKKNELYLYEVLPRIYSQFLAFLFYRWEIIMRESAILGILGVATLGFFIDSAIADFRLDKMMLLLIVTAILNICIDLISKKSRDYLKVEKSITSCGCDLK, from the coding sequence ATGCTACAAAGTAAAAGTTTAAATGTATCAGTTATATTTTTAGCTGTTGCAGTTATTTCTATTTTTTTTGCAGATTTTTCAATCTCAACTTTAGAACCTTTTTTAGAATTAAAGAAGTTTTCTCTTGGAATCTTTCAAATAAATATTTTTGAAGTACCAAAATTAATTCCAGCACTTTTTACTACAATTTCAATTGCTGTTGTTGCAATGCTTGTATCTTCTATTATTGGATTTTTCTTAGCTTTACTTTTTGAAAACTTTTTTATAAGAATAACTTTGGCTTTTACAAGAGCTATCCATGAACTTTTTTGGGCATTAATCTTTTTACAAATATTTGGATTAAATACTTTAACTGCACTTCTTGCAATTATTCTACCTTATAGTGCAATTTTAGCAAAAGTTTATGCAGAAATATTACAAGAACATGATACTTTTCCTAAAGAGTTAAAAGGAAAATCAAAGGTTTCATATTATTTTTATACAAAAATTCCAGATGCATTTGCTCACCTTCTAGCATATACTTATTATAGATTTGAGTGTGCTTTAAGATCAACTGCTATTTTAGGTTTTGTTGGGATTACAACTTTAGGTTATTATTTGTCTTCTTCTTTTATGCAAGGCTATTATAATGAAGTATGGTTGCTATTAATCATGTTTTATATAATCATTGCAACTATTAGGTGGTGGTTAAATAAATATACAGTTATTCCTGTTGTAGTATCATCTTTATTTTATTTAGATGATTTTGCAACAGTTAACTTTGATAACTTTATTAGATTTATTACAAAAGACATTATTCCTTACCCAATAAAAACAGATAAACCTTTTAGTGAAGTTATTTTTTGGTTTGAGTCTATTTTAAAAGAAGAGATAGTAGTTGGAGTTTTTAATACAATTTTATTAACTCAAATTTCATTAGTTTTAACAGCTGTTTTAGCCCTTGCAACTTTTCCTTTAGTTTCAAAGAAATTTACAAATAAGTTCTTTAGAACTCTTTCTCATGTTTTTTTAGTAATTTTAAGATCTACTCCTGAGTATATTTTAGCATATCTGTTTTTACAAATCTTTGGTCCATCAATGCTTCCAGCGGCACTTGCTCTTATGCTTCACAATGGAGCAATTATAGGTTTTCTTATGGGACAACAAACTGATCAAATAGATTTTAGACTAGATGTAACAAAAAAGAAAAATGAGCTTTATTTATATGAAGTATTACCAAGAATCTATTCTCAATTTTTAGCTTTCCTTTTCTACAGATGGGAAATAATTATGAGAGAGTCTGCAATCTTAGGAATACTAGGAGTTGCAACGTTAGGTTTCTTTATTGACTCTGCTATTGCAGATTTTAGACTTGATAAGATGATGTTATTATTAATAGTAACAGCTATTTTAAATATCTGTATTGATTTGATTTCTAAAAAGAGTAGGGATTATTTGAAAGTAGAAAAAAGTATAACTTCTTGTGGGTGTGATTTAAAATAA
- a CDS encoding putative selenate ABC transporter substrate-binding protein, giving the protein MKKLLFIALLCVSSLFAKDFAFTAIPDQDETQLKERFSLLADYLSKELDVNAKFIPVKSYSASIAAFRNNQVQLAWFGGLSGVRARLIVPNAVAIAQGIEDTQFHSYIIANTSTGLEKSDSIPTGIEGKTFTFGSKGSTSGRLMPEYFIRQAFNKAPNDIFEKVGFSGNHSKTIALVQSGAYEVGAVNFKVWDRELKEGKIDTSKVKVLYKTPAYPDYQFTARGDLDKTYGEGFTKKLQEALIAIKDEKILNAFPRSGFIKASNKDFEPVLETGRNIGLID; this is encoded by the coding sequence ATGAAGAAACTACTGTTTATTGCACTTTTATGTGTAAGTTCACTTTTTGCAAAAGACTTTGCATTTACGGCAATTCCTGATCAGGATGAAACTCAATTAAAAGAGAGATTCTCTTTATTAGCTGATTATTTATCAAAAGAATTAGATGTTAATGCTAAGTTTATCCCTGTAAAATCATATTCTGCATCAATTGCAGCTTTTAGAAACAATCAAGTTCAATTAGCGTGGTTTGGTGGTTTAAGTGGTGTTAGAGCAAGACTGATTGTTCCAAATGCTGTAGCAATTGCACAAGGTATTGAAGATACACAATTCCATTCATATATCATTGCAAACACTTCTACTGGTTTAGAAAAATCTGATTCTATTCCTACTGGTATTGAGGGTAAAACTTTTACTTTTGGTTCTAAAGGTTCTACATCTGGTAGATTAATGCCAGAATATTTTATTAGACAAGCATTTAACAAAGCTCCTAATGATATATTTGAAAAAGTAGGATTCTCTGGAAATCACTCTAAAACAATTGCACTAGTACAAAGTGGTGCATATGAAGTGGGTGCTGTTAACTTTAAAGTTTGGGATAGAGAATTAAAAGAGGGTAAAATTGATACTTCTAAAGTAAAAGTACTTTACAAAACTCCTGCATATCCTGATTATCAATTCACTGCAAGAGGTGATTTAGATAAAACTTATGGTGAAGGTTTTACAAAAAAATTACAAGAAGCATTAATTGCTATTAAAGATGAAAAAATCTTAAATGCATTTCCAAGAAGTGGATTTATTAAAGCATCAAATAAAGATTTTGAGCCAGTATTAGAAACTGGTAGAAATATAGGACTTATTGACTAA
- a CDS encoding type II toxin-antitoxin system antitoxin SocA domain-containing protein yields MKIDITKIANAILYMIEKDVKHLNDRKVAILLFLMDFEHQKKTGEKIFNEEYIKDKRNPEPVVISEIFDIIANSEDLDEEDERLYIIQELLDYLDIEVLTKDKFIELKFIKMEEEFDKSLFTRKEINSIEAVIEKYGEDTARKVANATFKIQKVRDTALNEVII; encoded by the coding sequence TTGAAAATTGATATTACAAAAATTGCAAATGCAATTTTATATATGATTGAAAAAGATGTAAAACATCTAAATGACAGAAAGGTAGCTATTCTACTTTTTTTAATGGATTTTGAACACCAAAAGAAAACTGGTGAAAAAATATTTAATGAAGAATATATAAAAGATAAAAGAAATCCTGAGCCAGTTGTTATTAGTGAGATATTTGATATTATTGCAAATAGTGAAGACCTAGATGAAGAAGATGAGAGACTTTATATTATTCAAGAGTTACTTGACTATTTGGATATTGAAGTTCTTACAAAAGATAAGTTTATAGAACTAAAATTTATAAAAATGGAAGAAGAGTTTGATAAATCACTTTTTACAAGAAAAGAGATAAATAGTATTGAAGCTGTTATTGAGAAATATGGTGAAGATACAGCAAGAAAAGTTGCTAATGCAACATTTAAAATTCAAAAAGTTAGAGATACTGCTTTAAATGAAGTAATTATCTAA